The Henckelia pumila isolate YLH828 chromosome 2, ASM3356847v2, whole genome shotgun sequence genome includes a window with the following:
- the LOC140878009 gene encoding uncharacterized protein → METAFEFMQITDADRLRCATYMFRDDARVWWNGAKAALNLTTLTWNGFKDVFCGKYFTVSTRTRLARDFLEIRQGNMSIAEYFKKFERGRYFVPMISGDPAEELKHFTEGLNAFIRKDVRLSGAKNYKDAVDQAMLSEKDRNDIIRESQAKRSSYQNRDQQGNSSRKRPYQAPPQHRSYQQQQPRPQGQKQLDLPAPKPAIAPTDCQKCGKLHSGQCMAGTGVCFLCKKPGHYRKDCPQSKELVRGRVFAMTHDQVDPNTTIVTGMINVSSNPAHILIDIGATHSFISVDFVNKSGLVPDKSISGFSISLPSGEELSSDLIIRGCSVQMQGHELLADLIILNMSDFDVIFGMDWLSRYEATIDCFLASVPCDQELPRSKLEDVEVVRDFPEVFPDDIAGLPPAREVEFGIELMPGAQPVSKAPYSFDEHRQHLTIVLQVLKEKQLFAKFSKCEFWLEQIAFLDHLVSAKGIECEKSFLVLKKKLMTSPVLAIPEGIGRFVIYTDASKSGLGAVLMQDGKIIAYASRQLKIHEKNYPTHDLELAVVVFALKLWRHYLYDEAKGGALYTVKDGVVHHKGRMWVPAVNSLREDVMTEAHMVPYSIHPGSQQVKVEHQRPAGLLKPLHIPTWKWEDVTMDFVIGLPITQQRMNSLWIIVERLTKSAHFLPVRNNFSMNQYAELYIREVVRLHGVPARIVSDRDPRFTSNFWRSLHHGLGTKLAFSTAFHPQTDGQSERVIQILEDLLRVCMIDFGGNWESKLPLVEFIYNNSYQATIGMTPYEALYGRKCRTPLHWDEIGERAVLGPEIVQQTVDMIAKIRDRMLTVQSRQKSYADRRRRELEFQVGDHVFLKVSPWKGVLRFGKKGKLSPRYIGPFEILDKVGTRAYRVALPPNLEGVHNVFHISMLRKYISNPSHVIRHEPVKWTPDLSYEEIPIQILDTQVRKLRNKEIKMVKVLWRNQLVEEATWETEQDMRSRYPEIFGKSNFEDEILLRRVEL, encoded by the exons ATGGAGACTGCTTTTGAATTCATGCAGATCACGGATGCGGATAGATTGAGATGTGCTACCTATATGTTCCGCGATGACGCTCGTGTTTGGTGGAATGGAGCCAAAGCAGCGTTGAACCTAACTACCCTtacttggaatggattcaaggATGTGTTCTGCGGCAAATATTTCACAGTGAGCACCCGAACCCGGTTGGCCAGAGATTTTTTGGAAATCCGTCAAGGAAACATGTCGATTGCGGAGTATTTTAAGAAGTTTGAAAGGGGAAGATACTTTGTACCGATGATTTCTGGTGATCCTGCTGAAGAGTTGAAACATTTTACAGAAGGATTGAATGCCTTCATCAGAAAGGATGTTAGACTAAGTGGAGCGAAAAATTACAAAGATGCGGTGGATCAGGCCATGCTGTCCGAAAAGGACAGAAACGACATTATCCGAGAGTCACAGGCAAAAAGATCTAGTTATCAGAATCGGGACCAACAAGGAAATTCTAGCAGAAAGAGACCGTACCAAGCCCCACCCCAACACCGATCATACCAACAGCAGCAGCCTCGACCTCAGGGGCAGAAACAATTGGATCTACCAGCACCAAAACCGGCAATTGCACCAACAGATTGTCAAAAATGTGGAAAACTTCACTCAGGTCAATGCATGGCAGGGACTGGAGTATGTTTCCTTTGCAAAAAGCCAGGGCACTATCGAAAAGATTGCCCTCAATCCAAAGAACTGGTAAGAGGACGAGTTTTTGCAATGACACATGATCAAGTGGATCCAAATACAACTATAGTTACAGGTATGATTAATGTTTCCAGTAATCCCGCTCATATCTTAATTGATATTGGAGCTACACATTCGTTCATATCTGTTGACTTTGTTAATAAATCGGGTTTAGTACCGGATAAGTCAATATCAGGATTTAGTATATCCTTGCCTTCAGGGGAAGAATTGAGTAGTGATTTGATTATCAGAGGATGTAGTGTACAAATGCAGGGTCACGAGTTACTTGCTGATCTTATTATCCTAaatatgtctgattttgacgtgatatttgggatggattggttgtctCGATACGAGGCTACTATAGACT GCTTCCTTGCAAGTGTCCCTTGCGACCAAGAATTACCTCGATCGAAACTTGAAGACGTCGAAGTAGTGAGAGATTTCCCAGAAgtatttcctgatgatattgcaggattacctccagctaGGGAGGTAGAATTTGGAATTGAATTAATGCCTGGAGCCCAACCAGTTTCCAAAGCACCATACAG TTTCGATGAGCATCGTCAGCATCTAACTATAGTCTTGCAGGTTCTGAAAGAAAAACAATTGTTtgctaagttcagtaagtgtgaattttggctggaacAGATTGCATTTTTGGATCACCTAGTTTCggctaagggaatagag TGTGAAAAAAGCTTTTTAGTGTTGAAGAAAAAGTTGATGACATCACCAGTACTAGCCATACCAGAAGGCATAGGTCGATTCGTAATTTATACAGATGCTTCCAAGAGTGGATTAGGGGCTGTCTTGATGCAAGATGGAAAGATAATAGCATATGCTtcacgacagttgaagattcatgaaaagAATTACCCTACCCATGACCTCGAATTGGCAGTAGTTGTCTTCGCACTGAAACTGTGGagacattacctttatg ATGAAGCAAAAGGGGGTGCATTGTATACGGTGAAGGATGGGGTCGTGCATCACAAAGGGCGAATGTGGGTACCGGCAGTAAATTCACTGAGGGAAGATGTGATGACTGAGGCTCACATGGTACCATATTctattcatccaggga GTCAACAAGTGAAAGTTGAACATCAAAGGCCAGCAGGACTTCTGAAACCATTACATATTCCCACTTGGAAATGGGAAGAtgtcacaatggactttgtgattgGACTACCAATTACACAACAAAGAATGAATTCATTATGGATAATAGTTGAGAGATTGACAAAGTCAGCTCACTTCTTGCCAGTTAGAAacaacttctcgatgaatcaatATGCAGAGTTATATATTCGAGAGGTagttagattgcatggagttccagcaAGGATAGTCTCTGATAGGGATCCTAGGTTCACTTCAAACTTTTGGAGGAGTTTACATCATGGATTGGGAACAAAGCTAGCTTTTAGTACAGCTTTTCACCCACAAACAGATGGACAATCTGAACGAGTAATTCAAATACTGGAGGATTTACTCAGGGTTTGCATGATTGACTTTGGAGGAAATTGGGAGTCGAAGTTGCCTTTAGTAGAGTTCAtctacaataatagttatcaagcTACTATTGGAATGACTCcttatgaggctttgtatggaagAAAGTGTAGGACTCCTCTACATTGGGATGAGATTGGAGAGAGAGCTGTGTTGGGACCAGAAATAGTGCAACAGACAGTTGATATGATAGCAAAAATTAGAGACAGGATGTTGACAGTACAGAGCCGTCAGAAAAGCTATGCCGATCGGAGACGTAGGGAATTGGAGTTCcaggtaggtgatcacgtgtttttGAAGGTTTCACCTTGGAAAGGAGTCTTAAGATTTGGAAAGAAAGGAAAGTTGAGCccaagatatataggaccttttGAGATCCTAGACAAGGTTGGAACAAGAGCTTACCGAGTAGCATTGCCTCCAAACTTGGAAGGTGTACACAACGTATTCCATATCTCGATGTTGAGAAAGTATATCTCAAATCCTTCCCACGTCATTCGCCACGAACCAGTTAAATGGACGCCCGACTTGTCTTATGAAGAAATACCTATCCAAATTTTGGATACACAAGTCCGAAAGCTGAGAAACAAAGAGATCAAGATGGTAAAGGTCTTATGGCGCAATCAATTAGTGGAagaggctacttgggagaccgaacaAGATATGCGTAGCCGATACCCAGAAATATTTggtaagtcgaatttcgaggacgaaattcttttaaggagggtagaatTGTAA